A genome region from Fusarium musae strain F31 chromosome 5, whole genome shotgun sequence includes the following:
- a CDS encoding hypothetical protein (EggNog:ENOG41) has protein sequence MIPESSITADYALASQERDRLILREDFISDDKVPSSRDPSTVLRNHSKLTREDKLALIEHAQEYAWVLVHQRGQASANSKKLLKRFHAKIFLHWSTAQKRNRYPSHIPRLSTGVPVGSLKKTFSNDAAKDATRKCDEPAYLRLFVNENAESIEWTWHNGQGLAFTPEPIEFEPGLTVTQAKINAIHNYDDHERQRVSSYNIQRITCATRRILVKWAAGGSKIPPKVKPEDRDSKIQPLVVASDLAYSMAIEYSQIVKDMNGESYVGTGDPDSN, from the exons ATGATACCTGAG TCCTCTATCACCGCCGACTACGCCTTGGCCTCCCAAGAGCGCGACAGACTGATTCTGCGAGAAGACTTCATTAGCGACGACAAAGTGCCTTCGTCCAGAGATCCTAGTACAGTCTTGCGCAACCATAGCAAGCTCACCAGGGAAGACAAACTCGCTCTCATCGAACATGCCCAAGAATACGCATGGGTTCTTGTTCACCAGCGAGGGCAAGCTAGCGCAAACTCGAAGAAGCTTTTGAAGAGGTTTCACGCCAAGATATTCCTCCATTGGTCGACTGCTCAGAAGAGGAATCGTTACCCGTCACATATTCCTCGCTTGAGCACAGGGGTTCCTGTAGGATccttaaaaaagactttctCCAATGACGCTGCCAAGGATGCCACACGAAAGTGTGATGAGCCTGCTTACTTACGATTATTCGTCAATGAAAACGCTGAGTCCATAGAGTGGACTTGGCACAACGGTCAGGGACTGGCTTTTACTCCGGAGCCTATTGAATTCGAGCCAGGCCTCACTGTCACTCAGGCCAAGATCAATGCTATTCACAACTACGACGACCATGAGCGACAACGAGTAAGTTCCTACAATATTCAACGCATCACCTGTGCTACACGTAGGATACTAGTCAAGTGGGCAGCTGGTGGAAGTAAGATCCCGCCCAAGGTTAAACCAGAAGACAGGGACAGCAAAATCCAGCCACTTGTAGTTGCATCCGACCTTGCATATTCTATGGCCATAGAGTACTCTCAGATTGTTAAAGACATGAATGGAGAAAGCTATGTAGGAACTGGCGACCCTGACAGCAACTGA